A window from Primulina huaijiensis isolate GDHJ02 chromosome 13, ASM1229523v2, whole genome shotgun sequence encodes these proteins:
- the LOC140991437 gene encoding DExH-box ATP-dependent RNA helicase DExH1 isoform X3, whose translation MSPRLLPNSLGGCGVFCLLQLRSPLSFAVLAKVIGCRNFLEGNFTRISTLAAMSHRPNFQGGRRGSGGRSRGRGGGGGGRGVGHGGGGEQRWRDPAWRAERLRQKAAEIEVMDQNEWWAKLEQMKIGGGQEMVIRRNFSRDDQQILGDMAYELGLYFCVYGKGKALVVSKVPLPNYRADLDERHGSNKKEISMSMETETRVGNLLNTSKGTTSAGFNSSTSADTVNELSKTVEIGRQAPMLEIETGLNELNIELKQKQEKMRESDSVKAMLSFREKLPAFKMKSEFLKAVAAEQVLVVSGETGCGKTTQLPQFILEEEISSLRGGNCCIICTQPRRISAISVAARVSSERGEKLGETVGYQIRLESKRSDETRLLFCTTGVFLRQLVEDPNLTGITHLLVDEIHERGMNEDFLLIILRDVLPRRSDLRVILMSATINADLFSRYFGNAPSIHIPGLTFPVKEFYLEDVLEKTCYCLKTELENFPGNSRRNRQSQGSKKDPLTELFEDVDINSYYKQYKASTRQSLAAWSGSQLDLDLVKATIEHICCNEGNGAILVFLSGWDEISNLLDKVKASNFLGDRNKFLVLPLHGSMPTINQREIFDNPPPNVRKIILSTNIAESSITIDDVVYVVDCGKAKETSYDALNKLACLFPSWISKASAHQRRGRAGRVRPGVCYRLYPKIIHDAMLQYQLPEMLRTPLQELCLHIKRLQLGAISTFLSKALQPPDALSVENAIELLKTIGALNDREELTPLGRHLSTLPLDPNIGKMLLMGSIFQCLDPALTIAAALSDRNPFVFPINRKEEATGAKRSFAGDSCSDHIALLKAFEGWKDAKCNRMEKSFCWDNFISPITMQMVEDMRNQFLDLLSDIGFVDKSRGAKAHNQYGDDMEMVCAMLCAGLYPNVVQCKRRGKRTALYTKEVGKVDIHPGSVNAGVHLFPLPYMVYSERVKTSSIYIRDCTNISDYALLMFGGNLIPSNSGDGIEMLGGYLQFSASETVLDLIRKLRGELDKLLRRKIEEPGFDIVVEGKSVVAAVVELLHSQNVRYRKCRSVFGIWVSLSPVPFGSIGATILKSYSSYHYTSG comes from the exons ATGTCGCCCCGTCTTCTTCCCAACTCCCTCGGCGGTTGCGGTGTTTTCTGCCTTCTTCAGTTACGGAGCCCTCTCTCATTTGCGGTCTTGGCCAAAGTGATTGGTTGCCGGAACTTCTTGGAAGGAAATTTTACTCGGATCTCAACTTTAGCTGCCATGTCTCACCGTCCAAACTTCCAAGGAGGCCGTCGTGGCAGTGGAGGCCGTTCTAGAGGGAGAGGTGGCGGAGGAGGCGGCAGAGGTGTGGGTCACGGAGGTGGTGGGGAGCAGCGATGGCGGGACCCTGCCTGGCGTGCTGAGCGTCTCCGTCAGAAAGCGGCGGAG ATTGAGGTGATGGACCAGAATGAATGGTGGGCAAAGTTGGAACAGATGAAGATTGGAGGAGGGCAGGAGATGGTAATTAGGAGGAATTTCAGTAGAGATGATCAGCAAATCCTGGGTGATATGGCTTATGAGTTGGGTCTTTACTT TTGTGTGTATGGTAAAGGGAAGGCACTTGTTGTGAGCAAAGTACCATTGCCAAATTATCGTGCAGATCTTGATGAACGACATGGCTCCAACAAGAAAGAG ATCAGTATGTCCATGGAGACTGAGACAAGAGTTGGAAATTTATTGAATACTTCCAAGGGGACTACATCTGCGGGATTTAATTCTTCTACATCTGCTGATACTGTCAATGAACTATCCAAAACAGTTGAAATTGGGAGACAAGCACCAATGTTGGAGATTGAGACTGGCTTGAATGAACTCAATATAGAACTAAAACAGAAACAGGAAAAGATGAGG GAAAGTGATAGTGTGAAGGCAATGTTGTCATTTAGAGAAAAGCTGCCAGCATTCAAAATGAAATCAGAATTCTTGAAAGCTGTTGCGGCAGAACAG GTGCTGGTAGTTTCAGGAGAGACTGGTTGTGGGAAAACCACCCAGCTTCCTCAGTTTATCCTGGAAGAGGAAATATCATCTCTACGCGGTGGTAATTGTTGCATAATATGCACTCAACCTCGTAGAATATCTGCGATATCAGTTGCAGCTCGAGTATCATCTGAAAGGGGAGAAAAGCTTGGTGAAACTGTAGGTTATCAAATTCGTCTTGAATCAAAGCGTTCTGATGAAACAAGATTGCTATTTTGCACCACTGGAGTATTTCTTCGGCAGCTG GTCGAGGACCCTAATTTAACAGGAATTACTCATTTGCTGGTGGACGAAATTCATGAAAGAGGCATGAACGAGGactttttgttaataatattgcGTGATGTTCTACCTCGTCGTTCTGACCTTCGTGTTATCTTGATGAGTGCCACTATCAATGCTGACTTATTTTCCCGATACTTTGGAAATGCACCCAGTATCCATATCCCT GGATTGACCTTTCCCGTGAAAGAATTTTATTTAGAAGATGTGTTGGAGAAAACATGCTATTGTCTTAAAACAGAGCTCGAGAATTTTCcaggaaattcaagaagaaatCGGCAATCACAAGGTTCTAAAAAGGATCCTTTGACAGAATTATTTGAG GATGTGGACATCAATTCCTACTACAAACAATACAAAGCAAGCACCAGGCAATCTCTTGCAGCTTGGTCTGGTTCTCAGCTGGATTTAGATCTC GTTAAAGCGACTATTGAACACATTTGTTGCAATGAAGGTAATGGAGCAATTCTTGTTTTCCTTAGTGGTTGGGACGAAATTTCAAATCTCCTTGATAAAGTCAAAGCAAGCAACTTTCTTGGAGACCGAAATAAGTTTTTGGTACTTCCTCTTCATGGTTCAATGCCTACTATCAATCAGCGTGAAATTTTTGATAACCCCCCGCCTAATGTTAG AAAGATAATTTTATCTACCAACATTGCTGAGAGTAGTATAACCATAGATGATGTTGTGTACGTTGTCGACTGTGGAAAGGCAAAAGAGACTAGCTACGATGCTCTTAATAAGTTGGCTTGTCTTTTTCCTTCATGGATATCTAAGGCGTCAGCGCACCAG AGACGTGGCCGTGCGGGTCGTGTGCGACCTGGAGTTTGCTATAGGTTATATCCTAAAATAATCCACGATGCTATGCTCCAGTATCAACTGCCTGAAATGCTTCGAACACCTCTGCAAGAGTTATGTCTACATATCAAGAGATTGCAGCTTGGAGCAATTAGTACTTTTTTGTCCAAGGCACTTCAGCCACCTGATGCTCTCTCCGTGGAAAATGCCATTGAACTTCTCAAAACAATCGGGGCCCTAAATGATAGAGAAGAGCTTACACCACTCG GACGGCATCTCAGCACTTTGCCTCTGGACCCAAATATTGGAAAAATGCTTCTTATGGGATCCATCTTTCAGTGCCTCGATCCTGCATTAACAATAGCTGCTGCTCTTTCGGATCGCAACCCATTTGTCTTTCCAATAAATAGGAAAGAGGAAGCCACTGGTGCAAAGAGATCCTTTGCTGGAGATTCTTGTAG TGATCACATTGCACTTCTGAAGGCATTTGAAGGATGGAAAGATGCTAAATGCAACAGGATGGAAAAATCATTTTGTTGGGATAATTTTATATCACCAATAACCATGCAAATGGTGGAGGATATGAGAAATCAGTTTCTGGATTTACTCTCTGACATTGGTTTTGTGGATAAATCCCGTGGTGCCAAA GCACACAACCAATACGGTGACGACATGGAGATGGTATGTGCGATGCTCTGTGCTGGACTCTACCCAAATGTGGTGCAGTGCAAACGAAGAGGAAAGCGAACAGCATTGTACACAAAAGAAGTTGGGAAAGTTGACATTCATCCAGGTTCGGTCAATGCTGGCGTTCACCTTTTCCCTCTTCCATACATGGTTTACAGCGAAAGGGTGAAAACCAGCAGTATATACATTAGAGACTGCACTAACATATCTGATTATGCTCTGCTGATGTTCGGTGGGAACCTCATTCCGAGCAATAGTGGAGATGGCATTGAAATGCTTGGCGGATATCTTCAATTTTCGGCATCGGAGACTGTATTAGACTTGATACgg AAACTGCGTGGGGAGCTTGACAAACTTCTAAGAAGGAAGATCGAGGAGCCTGGCTTTGACATTGTAGTCGAGGGAAAGAGCGTTGTTGCGGCTGTAGTCGAGTTATTACATAGTCAAAATGTGCGGTACAG aaaatgcagGAGCGTGTTCGGAATATGGGTTTCACTTTCACCTGTGCCATTCGGATCAATTG GTGCTACAATACTAAAAAGTTATAGTAGCTATCACTATACAAGTGGTTGA